Part of the Nicotiana tabacum cultivar K326 chromosome 20, ASM71507v2, whole genome shotgun sequence genome, gcgatcaaagttggtcgttgtttctaaaaaaaattaaattacttttaattcaatttaaaattatatacatatacatacatatatatatatatatatatatatatatatattttgactttttgaccaaaatagcgatcaaagttggtcgttgtttctaaaaaaaaattaaattacttttaattcaatttaaaattatatacatatacatacatatatatatatatatatatatatatatatatatatatatatgtatatatatatatatatagcgttggttataagtcgatgaatcaatttacaagtgtatcaatacctaaaagaacccgtccctgtgttccgagcgcttcatattcttatatatatatatatagcttatatattatactatatatatcgaatataccttgatatataatacactatactatatatatagtatagtgtattatataatacactatactatacacttagtatatatatactatactatactatgcactaagtattagtgcattagctaatatatacatatattaattgatataagttgaGACGTTTTAATtcattgttaatatatatatatatatatatatatatatatatatatatatatatatatatatatatatatatatatatacaaaagtgatttttaattttgaccattgttgacctgaaaagagaccaactttggtcgctaaatatacataaatttaaattagcgaccaaagttggtcgctaaatttaaatcagatttatttatattttatataatatttaaaataataatataattgttaaacattagaactgggtcccagattagcgaccaaagttggtctctatttttttaagcgaccaactttggtcgctaaatttgaattatatttttttatattttataattttttaaataaaaatataattattaaaatttataactgggtcccatttttggcgaccaaagttggtcgctatctgcttaccccttaattagcgaccaacgttggtcgctaattttaaattataatttatttatattttataattttttaaaataatattataattattataattttataagtgGGTTCCActgtagcgaccaacgttggtcgctaatctcagtatacctttgaccaagtaagtctgaccagtccggtcaatatttggacgaaattagcgaccaaaagtagcgaccaaccttggtcgctaatctatatcaaataattattttattattttcgccaatttagcgaccaactttggtcgctaaagtttGATCGCTTTTTCCGGAATTCTAGTAGTGTAACTTTAAGTTTTgctattttaaaaatctttttttaaatttggtGTCATATAAATTGAAAGTGAAGGAGtatcaaattacttaaaaaaaatatagtagtGTTAATTGatatgtaaaaaataaaataagtgacATGTTACCTTACCTGACATTATTTTTACAGCATACATAATTTAAATTCGCAAAGACGAACAATACTGTGTCAGGCTTCCATATAACACCACCATCTTTATCAGTGCAATAGGAAGAAAAAAAATCTCTCTCTGGTCACTAGATCCATCCTTCATCTCTATAAATCTTAAAACCGAGAGGAGTTCCAAGAGTCACAAACGTACAAACAGTACAGTCAAGAAACTATATACAGAGAGACATAATTTGAAGAAACGCTGAAAGTGATTATGTTATAATCACAGTATATGTCAGTAGCCTCTAATAGTCACTGTTGGGGTTCTCATCGCAGCTTTCTTCCTAGCTAAGCAGTACTCACAATATAATGGCCACTACTAAACAGAAAGTGACGGcaccttctccttctccttcttcttcgacTGCTTCTTGCTGTCCTTCCACTTCTATCCTCCGTCGTGAGGCAACAGCGGCCATTGCAGTCGTGGGTGACGGCCTGCAGAATTGGACCAACATCCCCTCCGTCGACGAGAAGCAGAAAAAGACGGCCTCATCAGCTCTAGCGTCATTGCCAACCACTGAACCTCTTTCCACCAATACCTCTACCAAAGGTAATTAATACCATGCTGCTACATAATTATTCCATCCGTTCTAATTTATGTGTCTTCATTTGAGTGGGCACGAACTTTAACAAAGCAGAGAATGACTTTTAAATTTTGTGCTCTTAAATTAAGAATATGTGTATAATATACCAAAATGTCCTTGAATCTTGTGGCTTAAATATGTAATGTgaaaagttggaattaaaaagcAATTAATTAACATATAGAAAGAGATATTCTTTTTAAACGGACTAAAAAGGAGAATAATACACTTAAATTAAAATGGAGGAAATAATATGTACCAACCGAAAGGCCTATATATATCTATGCTTGTAAAGAATTTTTACATTATCCTTATAAGTTTAATTACTTGTAGCAAGTAATTTGTCTCATGAAACTGTCTTATTTTCATGTAGTTATTGTTGATGTAAAAATTCTTTTACACATTGAAGTTAAAATTATGAACTAATACTAGTTTCTTAAATTTAACTCTTTTCCTTCAGGCTTCAGAGAATAATTTTCTCGGTTCATGCATGTTTTTTGTACGCATGtgtatatatgtagtatatagtTATCCTTAAAGAATTCGGTGcctctatcttttatttattATGTTTATGATAATCATAGTTGTTACGAAtgcatacaaaaaaaatattcagCTTAATTAGAACCGCAGCTAAGGCAATAGTACCTGCTTTAAGGGTCCGTGAGCGATTAACTAAATATTATAAGATGAAGGTGGatgatttatttaatttaattagatCTTGAATCTTGAGATCTTGATATATGTGCCGTTTGAATGTAGTGCTTAATTAGTTTcatgtttttctttaatttctgatCCTTTGAGTTGTGGAATGATTGGTTGCACAAGAAACCTATGAGTTGATGTGCATAGCATTTCTACCGTTTTAAAACTACGGATCTAGGTAGGATACctgaaataaataatttaagagtTTAAAGTGATCCCAACTTAAATTTCGAGAATCAAACTTCTTAATATTGATCGTAAATTCGGACATAAAATTTTGtatgttttcttttaaataaaatttacatatttgaaTCTTcatagtacaacaacaacaacaacccagtataatcccacttagtggggtctgagagggtagtgtgtacgcagaccttacccctaccctgggtagagagactgtttccaaatagaccctcggcatccttacCTCCAAGAActttccaccttgctcttggggagactcgaactcacaacctcttggttgaaagtgaagaatgcttaccatcagagcaacccctcatagtaagtcacaataattaacaattgaaaatatttaaaaggcaTATGAAAAAAACGGTGGTCAGAAAAACTCGTTTTACTCTCAAAATGCATTAAATAAATTGGGACAGAGAGAGTAAGTAATTACAAGTAAATTTTTTGACAAACATTAATTGGTAATGTGATAAAATGGTTAAAATTTGCGTAAAACACTTTTAACATTGTCATTGCACACAACTTAAATAAATTAGTACTTTAATATGcttttgagctttccttaagtttaAGATACCCTGAATTGATGCGAATACATATAGAAGTGTATGTATGATTTCCTATATACCACTGGTCCTACACTTACCATTGCGAAGTTTGTTTGAAGATTCATATTAATGTTTATATATGGTGCAGGTATCCAAATCATGACAAGGGCTCAAACCTGCCATCCTTTGGACCCTTTATCTGCTGCTGAGATCTCAGTGGCTGTGGCAACTGTTAGAGCTGCCGGTGAAACACCTGAGGTTCTTATTCCCTTTTGTACATCACTTGTGTGCGGCAACAAGACCACTCTGTCATttacaatatatatttattttaaaaaaatttcaggTCAGAGATGGGATGCGATTTATTGAGGTGGTTCTGGTAGAACCAGATAAAAGTGTAGTTGCATTGGCAGATGCATATTTCTTCCCACCTTTTCAGTCATCATTGATGCCGAGAACCAAAGGAGGATCTCAGATTCCTACTAAGCTTCCTCCAAGGAGAGCTAGGCTTATTGTTTACAATAAGAAAACAAATGAGACAAGCATTTGGATTGTTGAGCTAAACGAAGTACATGCTGCTGCTCGAGGTGGACATCACAGGGGAAAAGTCATCGCATCCAATGTTGTCCCTGATGTTCAGCCACCCATAGTATGCACGCACTTATTACTCACGTTTAGCTGCTGTGTGTTTGTTATGATccttatattaattttttttttaatttttattgtagGATGCTCAAGAGTATGCTGAATGTGAAGCTGTGGTGAAAAGTTATCCTCCCTTTCGAGACGCAATGAGGAGAAGGGGTATTGATGACTTGGATCTTGTGATGGTTGACCCTTGGTTCGTTAGAATCTTCTTCACCAGTCTTCCCATTTCTTCTCTATTGAGAAATGCCGTTCTGTTTTGACCTGAATGCACTTTAATTTCCTACAGGTGTGTTGGTTATCATAGTGAGGCTGATGCTCCTAGCCGCAGGCTCGCGAAACCACTTGTATTCTGCAGGACAGAGAGTGACTGCCCAATGGAAAATGGATATGCAAGACCAGTTGAAGGAATATATGTGCTTGTTGATGTACAAAACATGAAGATTATAGAATTTGAAGACCGAAAACTTGTACCATTACCTCCAGTTGACCCACTGAGGAACTACACTGCTGGTGAGACAAGAGGAGGGGTTGATCGAAGTGATGTGAAACCCCTACATATTATTCAGCCTGAGGGTCCAAGCTTTCGTATCAGTGGAAACTACGTAGAGTGGCAGAAGGTATTCTCATTTTCTCAGTCTTGAATTGCTTTCTTTGTCTTTATATAACACATTGACATTGTTCACTTCCTGCGTGACAGTGGAACTTTCGGATTGGTTTCACCCCTAGAGAGGGTTTAGTTATACACTCTGTGGCGTATCTTGATGGTAGCAGAGGTCGTAGACCAATAGCACATAGGTTGAGTTTTGTAGAGATGGTTGTCCCCTATGGAGATCCAAATGATCCACATTATAGGAAGAATGCATTTGATGCAGGAGAAGATGGCCTTGGAAAGAATGCTCATTCACTGAAGAGGGTCAGTTACTATGCTATGATCTAAACATTGCACATAGGTCTGAATGCTCTTTAACTTTAATCGCTAACGTAGAACAAAATCGTTACTGCAGGGATGTGATTGTTTAGGGTACATAAAGTACTTTGATGCCCATTTCACAAACTTTACCGGAGGAGTTGAAACGACTGAAAATTGTGTATGCTTGCATGAAGAAGATCACGGAATGCTTTGGAAGCATCAAGATTGGAGAACTGGCCTTGCTGAAGTTAGACGGTCTAGGCGACTAACAGTGTCTTTTGTTTGTACAGTGGCCAATTATGAATATGCATTCTACTGGCATTTCTACCAGGTAAGTTAATGTGTTTTACATGGAATATATAAACTAGGTATTAGCTCTCCCTACTAGTGACTGGTGATAATGAAATATAGTTACAAGTTTGCATTTGGAACGAAGAGTTTGCTGATCATAACTGTCTTTGATTCAGTCACCATTTTATATGCAATTGCAGGATGGAAAAATTGAAGCGGAAGTCAAACTCACTGGAATTCTTAGTTTGGGAGCATTGCAACCTGGAGAATATCGCaaatatggtaccacaattttaCCAGGTTTGTATGCACCAGTTCATCAACACTTCTTTGTTGCACGAATGAATATGGCAGTTGATTGTAAGCCAGGAGAAGCACACAATCAGGTAACTACTATGACTATTTATAGTAAACTTCAGTTTTCATAATAGTAACTGGTATGATGAATTTTTGGAATTACACAATTCCTTTTTTTCCAGGTTGTTGAAGTAAATGTCAAAGTTGAAGAACCTGGCAAGGAAAATGTTCATAATAATGCATTCTATGCTGAAGAAACATTGCTTAGGTCTGAATTGCAAGCAATGCGTGATTGTGATCCATTCTCTGCTCGTCATTGGATTGTAAGGATCCACACCCGAgtaactttatttattttatctcactATGACCAGTGCATGCTACATAAATTTGACTATGAACTATCTGAATTTGTAGGTTAGGAACACAAGAACAGTAAATAGAACAGGACAGCTAACAGGGTACAAGCTGGTACCTGGTCCAAACTGTTTGCCACTGGCTGGTCCTGAGGCGAAATTTTTGAGAAGAGCTGCATTTCTGAAGCACAATCTATGGGTTACACAATATGCACCTGGAGAAGATTTTCCAGGAGGAGAGTTCCCTAATCAAAATCCCCGTGTTGGCGAGGGATTAGCTTCTTGGGTCAAGCAAGACCGGCCTCTGGAAGAAAGTGATATTGTTCTCTGGTTAGTTCTCTAGACAACAATCAAAACTATCTTACTGCAATGGTAGTGTTTGGGATATTGAAAAAAGTTCTGACCAGCACCGTTTATTGTAGGTATATTTTTGGAATCACACATGTTCCTCGGTTGGAAGACTGGCCTGTTATGCCAGTAGAACACATTGGTTTTGTGCTACAGGTACTTGGCAATGCTATGTTAGCTTTTACTGTTTATTTCCCATCTTAAACATCTCAGTGATTTAGTTGATTAGAACTCAATACTGGAA contains:
- the LOC107807126 gene encoding N-methylputrescine oxidase 1, peroxisomal, with translation MATTKQKVTAPSPSPSSSTASCCPSTSILRREATAAIAVVGDGLQNWTNIPSVDEKQKKTASSALASLPTTEPLSTNTSTKGIQIMTRAQTCHPLDPLSAAEISVAVATVRAAGETPEVRDGMRFIEVVLVEPDKSVVALADAYFFPPFQSSLMPRTKGGSQIPTKLPPRRARLIVYNKKTNETSIWIVELNEVHAAARGGHHRGKVIASNVVPDVQPPIDAQEYAECEAVVKSYPPFRDAMRRRGIDDLDLVMVDPWCVGYHSEADAPSRRLAKPLVFCRTESDCPMENGYARPVEGIYVLVDVQNMKIIEFEDRKLVPLPPVDPLRNYTAGETRGGVDRSDVKPLHIIQPEGPSFRISGNYVEWQKWNFRIGFTPREGLVIHSVAYLDGSRGRRPIAHRLSFVEMVVPYGDPNDPHYRKNAFDAGEDGLGKNAHSLKRGCDCLGYIKYFDAHFTNFTGGVETTENCVCLHEEDHGMLWKHQDWRTGLAEVRRSRRLTVSFVCTVANYEYAFYWHFYQDGKIEAEVKLTGILSLGALQPGEYRKYGTTILPGLYAPVHQHFFVARMNMAVDCKPGEAHNQVVEVNVKVEEPGKENVHNNAFYAEETLLRSELQAMRDCDPFSARHWIVRNTRTVNRTGQLTGYKLVPGPNCLPLAGPEAKFLRRAAFLKHNLWVTQYAPGEDFPGGEFPNQNPRVGEGLASWVKQDRPLEESDIVLWYIFGITHVPRLEDWPVMPVEHIGFVLQPHGYFNCSPAVDVPPPFACDSESRDSDVTETSVAKSTATSLLAKL